A portion of the Sulfurospirillum diekertiae genome contains these proteins:
- a CDS encoding YihY/virulence factor BrkB family protein: MLSTKNCVEFFRKLRDVELAHYASSLSFHTILALIPILLITFSIFTKMPLFEVYYEKLQGFIFSSLIPTQQDVMIGYLRDFIANTSNMGVVGIIFVLYISIMFFLDYEKIVSKIFEIPSRGFWEALSTYWTMVTLMPLGLIIFFYSSAVVQELLEKNVMTNSINLVRFSPYFIIWLLYFIMYFISAKTKIHLKSALLSSFVASLFWYVSKILFVYYVTYNKTYLSIYGSFSILLFFFLWIYFSWFIYLYGLKFCFLLNEKETEKSKA; the protein is encoded by the coding sequence TTGTTAAGCACTAAAAATTGTGTTGAATTTTTCAGGAAACTAAGAGACGTAGAACTTGCGCACTACGCCTCTTCCCTTAGTTTTCACACGATTTTAGCGCTGATCCCCATTTTACTCATCACCTTTAGCATTTTTACAAAAATGCCTCTTTTTGAGGTTTACTATGAAAAGCTTCAAGGTTTTATTTTTAGCTCGCTCATTCCAACGCAACAAGATGTGATGATTGGCTATTTACGAGATTTTATTGCTAATACAAGCAATATGGGTGTGGTAGGTATTATTTTTGTACTCTACATCTCCATCATGTTCTTTTTAGACTATGAAAAAATCGTGAGCAAAATCTTCGAAATTCCCTCACGAGGTTTTTGGGAAGCGCTCTCAACCTACTGGACAATGGTCACGCTGATGCCTCTTGGGCTCATCATCTTTTTTTACAGTTCTGCGGTGGTGCAAGAATTATTAGAAAAAAATGTTATGACCAATTCCATCAATTTAGTGCGTTTTTCACCCTATTTTATCATCTGGCTTTTGTATTTCATTATGTATTTCATCTCCGCTAAAACAAAAATTCACCTCAAAAGCGCCCTACTTTCTTCTTTTGTCGCTTCACTCTTTTGGTATGTGTCTAAAATTCTTTTTGTTTATTATGTCACTTACAACAAAACCTATCTGAGCATTTATGGCTCTTTTAGTATCCTGCTTTTTTTCTTTTTATGGATTTATTTTTCATGGTTTATCTATCTGTATGGTTTAAAATTCTGCTTCTTATTGAATGAAAAAGAGACTGAGAAAAGCAAAGCCTAA